The Buteo buteo chromosome Z, bButBut1.hap1.1, whole genome shotgun sequence region AACTGGGAAGGGGAACCCCCTCATTGTGGGTGGACCCCTATTGTGGGGGTCCCTGGAGTGGAggcggggggggtccccattATCAGGAGACACGGGGGGGGGTCCTAAATACCTGCAAAACCCctttgcccccctccccagatcTCCAGCACCTCCAACTGCACCGACTACCAGAGCCGGCGCCTGAATATCATGTACACTGACGGGGCCGGGCAGTTACGGCATGCACACacggtgggtgctgggggggtgggtggggtggggggcaacCCTCCTCGGGGGTCCCTgagcccctctgccccccactAATCCCCCCCCTCCGCAGGTGAACGGCACCGCCTGCGCCGTCTCCCGGATGCTCATCGCTCTCCTGGAGTGCAACCAGCTGCCGGTGCGTgctgggggttggggggcacCTCAGGGGGCTGGCGGGTATGTGCGGGggggcaccccagggtgctgggtgactcaccctgccctgtgcccccaggATGGCCGTGTCCGCGTGCCCCCCGCCCTGCAGCCCTTCGTCGGCCAGGCTGTGCTCACCCGGCCCACGGCCCCCCTTCTGCGCTACATCGGCCCTAACCAGCCCCGGGGGGGCCGTGAGGTGCCCTGAGCCGGGGGGATGACGACGGGACCCTCAGGTGGCCCCCACATCGCACCCCAAGCCCAGGGGGACACCCCAGGCGGCCCCAGTGCCCCCACAAGACACCCCAagcatggggaaggggggggggcacctgAGGTGGCCCCCGCAGCGGATGGGACACGGAAGCAGAAGGGACGCAGAAGGAAAATGGATGTTTCCAAGGGTGGGGGACATGGACATGGGGGACAGATCCCCCCCACGTTAACGAGCCTTTGCAATAAACACCACCTTCACTGCTCCCcctcccagagctgcagcctATGGGCACACGTGTTCTCGTCCGTGCTTTTGCACACACATGCACCTATCTGCATGTGCACTACGTGCATTTGAACATGCGTGTTCTCTGCATGTGTGTACACATGCTGCGTGCTTTTGTACATGAATCTCCTCCGGGTGTGTACGCTCTCCGTGTGCCCTGTAGCCGTGACGCGGTGCATGGAAGTGCAGTGCCCAGCAGCAAAACTGGGGAGACGGGGAGGTTGCTGGAGGAGGCAATGGGGATCCCGCGGAGGGGCAGGTCGCACTGGTCATGGGGACCCTGAGGAGGGGCGGCTGTGAGCCCCCACCTGGTCCTGGCgccaggaggaagaggaggaggaggaaggggatggCCGGGAGGGTCTACGCAGTGGCCAAATGCCTCTTTATTTTACAACAACTGATATAAATCCTCTACGCTACGACCGGGACTGCGGGGGCGGAGGAGGGGGGCggcagggtttggggtgggggcagcgGGGGCTCCCCCAAAGTCCAGCCAACGGCATTGGGAGCCCCCAGATAAATagagggagatggggggggctgggcaggggccaAGGGGCCCATCAGTCCACGCAGCGCCCGCTGTTGATGACGATATCGTCGTATTCCtcctgggagggggggaaaacaCAACCTGTGCTCAGCATCCCCCCTAAAGTTTTGGGGGGACTGCCGGGAGTAGGGCAAGCCCCCCTCCTCATCAGCATAAGAGAGAAGCCGAGGGGATTTTTGGGGGCTGctgcttggggtgggggggcacttACGTCACTGTTGTCACCCTCGCCCTCATCGGGGCTGTCCTCGGAGTCCCCGGGGGGCTCCTGCGCCCCGAAATCCCgcagcagctggggcaggcGGGGGTCAGGGCGGTGGCGGGCGCTGTAGAGGGGGGTGTACCCCACGTACATGCGGGCGGCGGGGTCGGCGCCGGCGCGCAGCAGGCACTCGGCCACCTCGGGGCTCTGCGCCTCCACCGCTAGATGCAGGGGGCTGCGGCCGCAGCTGGGTTCCTGCAGGGGGTGGGAACGGGAACAGAGGgtcagagcagagcaggggggCGCAGCGGACCCCCAAGCTCCCCCTGCCTGGAATGGCACTCACCGCCTTGTTGAGGTCGGCACCAGcgctcagcagcagctccaccaTCTCCAGGTCTTTGCGGAGAACGGCGACATGGAGGGGGGTGTAACctgccagggaggggagaagggggtgTCACTGtggcaccccccagccccacaatGGATCTGCAGCCCCACTGTGTCCCTGTGCCACAGCTCTACGGTGTGGCTCCTGCCCAAAACCGTGTCCCCCCCGCACCCATCTTCCCACACGGCCTCgtgctgcagccccacagcatccgcctccccccccccccatgcccctaCAGAGTCCCTCCCGCCACAACCGTGTCTCCCCACGCTGTCCTGTGTTGTCCCCCCACCACCACATCCCCACACAAACAGCCCTACAGCCTTTCTGTTCCACCCCCCCACCATGCCCTCTCCCCACACCATCATAGTTGACGCTGTCGAGCTGGGCGCGCGCCTCTTCATCGTGGGGTGCCAGGGGGGTCCGGAGGGGTCCCAGCAGATGGCGGGCGCAGCCCCGGCGTCCCTCGCGGCAGGCGAGGTGCAGCGGCGTGTGCCCCCCCCGCTCCTGCACGCACAGCCCCGCGCCGGCCGCCCGCAGCTTCCGCACGAAGCCCGACAGGCCCAGGATGACGGCGATGTGCAGCGCCGTCTGCGGGGAGAGAGACCCCTcagcgggggggggaacggacGGACACGGAGGCTGGGAGGGTGCCCCCCAACCTGCAcagcccctcccccaccccccagtttCTCCACACCTGTCCCAGGTCGTTCTGCAGGTCCAGGTATTCCGTGCCGCCCGTGTACTGCAGGATGGAGTCCAGGAAAGCCTCATGCTCGTGGATGACGGCCAAGTGCAGGGCGCTGGTGGGGGGGGAGCAGTGTTGAGAGGGGGTCTTGCCACCCCTGGCCCCACTCAGGGGTCCCCCAAGGAGACAGGGTGAGAGCAGAGTGGAGGGGACCCCTCCCCACGGTCCAGCGTGGCCCCGTGTGCGctcgggggtgggggtggggggtcgAAGAGGACCCCGGAGTAGTGGGGGGGGCAGGACCTGCTGTCAGAGCCCTCTCGGCCCCCCAGGGTCCCACCACCCTAGGGCAGGGGGATCCCCCCCGAGTGGTGGGGGTCCTCCACCCccaggagaaggggggggggccgtGTCGCCCCCCGCACTTACGTGTCGCCGTCCTCGGTGAGGAAGCCCAGGACGTGCCGCAGCCAGGCCGCGGCCTCCACGGCGGCCACCGGtgacgccgccgccgcctcctcctcctcctcctccgcctcctcgGGTGGCTCAGCGAGGCGAACAGCGCCTACCGCCGCCGTGACGGGTCCCAGAGCCGAACCGGACCGCTCGGGACCGGGGCtggcgggagcggggctggcgggTAGCGGCCCCAGTTGCCCCTCACCCAGCGAACCCAGGCCGCTGTCACACCATTCATCGCCCTCGGGCCGTTTTACTTCACCGGGAGGCACCGGCGCCGCCTCCGCGGCCGCCATGCCGGGGCCGCCGGGCTGGGGCCGCGCTCAGGTTCGCTCCGCCatggggcggccgccgccgtcccGGGAAATCCCCGCCGGGCCCGGCGATGGCGGCCGCGCGGGGCCTGCCGGGACCCGTAGTCCTTACACCACTTCCGGGGCGGTGCGCgcaaggggagggagggcacGCCGGGAAACGCGGCTCTCTCCGCCTATCAGCGCCACGCCGCGGTGTACGCCGGGAGATGTGGCGGTAGCGGTGGAGAAGGGGGGCGAGCGGCGC contains the following coding sequences:
- the NFKBIB gene encoding NF-kappa-B inhibitor beta, translated to MAAAEAAPVPPGEVKRPEGDEWCDSGLGSLGEGQLGPLPASPAPASPGPERSGSALGPVTAAVGAVRLAEPPEEAEEEEEEAAAASPVAAVEAAAWLRHVLGFLTEDGDTALHLAVIHEHEAFLDSILQYTGGTEYLDLQNDLGQTALHIAVILGLSGFVRKLRAAGAGLCVQERGGHTPLHLACREGRRGCARHLLGPLRTPLAPHDEEARAQLDSVNYDGYTPLHVAVLRKDLEMVELLLSAGADLNKAEPSCGRSPLHLAVEAQSPEVAECLLRAGADPAARMYVGYTPLYSARHRPDPRLPQLLRDFGAQEPPGDSEDSPDEGEGDNSDEEYDDIVINSGRCVD